TCGAAGTACTGGCCTATTCACGATCGGAAGGTTCGGAAGACTACCGAAAGAAAATAGCGAACTACTATAAAAATAATGAAATAATCGTTGAAGCCAACGATATTATAGTAACCACCGGTGGAAGTGAAGCACTCCTTTTTGCAATGGGAAGTATCGCCGATGTGGGTGACGAAATAATCATCCCTGAGCCTTTTTACGCCAATTACAACGGTTTTGCAACGGCGTCGGGTGTTACTATTGTTCCCGTTATTTCAAAAATTGAAAACAACTTCGCCTTACCTCCTATTTCAGAATTCGAAAAATTAATTACCCCGAAAACCAGGGCCATCCTTATTTGTAATCCCGGAAATCCCACAGGCTACCTTTATTCAAAAGAAGAAATTAAAACCCTCGCTTCCATCGTTAAAAAACACGATTTATTTTTGGTATCCGATGAAGTGTATCGCGAATTCACCTACGATGGCTTCGAACACTATTCTATCCTTCAAGAGGAAGGGATGGGCGAATACGGTATTATTATCGATTCGGTTTCGAAACGCTACAGTATGTGTGGAGCGCGAATAGGGTGTCTTGTTTCTAAAAACAAAGAGGTAATGCATACGGCTCTAAAATTTGCCCAGGCACGTTTAAGCCCGCCAACCTTTGCGCAAATTGCCAGTGAAGCTGCTTTGGAAACGCCTCAAAGCTATTTCGAC
This genomic stretch from Ulvibacter sp. MAR_2010_11 harbors:
- a CDS encoding pyridoxal phosphate-dependent aminotransferase gives rise to the protein MPSVSNKGKNMPESPIRKLVPYAEKAYKQNKTVYHLNIGQPDIKTPQIAMDAVATHSLEVLAYSRSEGSEDYRKKIANYYKNNEIIVEANDIIVTTGGSEALLFAMGSIADVGDEIIIPEPFYANYNGFATASGVTIVPVISKIENNFALPPISEFEKLITPKTRAILICNPGNPTGYLYSKEEIKTLASIVKKHDLFLVSDEVYREFTYDGFEHYSILQEEGMGEYGIIIDSVSKRYSMCGARIGCLVSKNKEVMHTALKFAQARLSPPTFAQIASEAALETPQSYFDEVISEYQERRDTLIKHLQAIPGVKVGMPKGAFYCIVELPVKNSDAFAQWLLEKFDHNGETVMVAPAAGFYSSPGVGLNQVRIAYVLKKESLIRAVEILKVALEQYRD